In one Deltaproteobacteria bacterium CG11_big_fil_rev_8_21_14_0_20_42_23 genomic region, the following are encoded:
- the alr gene encoding alanine racemase, with translation MIFPRVHLFHLECGVFVTVFPKQVLRPTYAEINLSALVSNFQLLSRLLPKNTEILAMVKADAYGHGVLPVAKTLLQFGVAGFGVATIEEGIELRQAGIDCPVLVMGGLLGLGEHAAEAMIAAGLTPVIHSADGVRLLNEACARCGKKLKVHLKIDTGMGRLGVRPEALALVLARLKQALHLQLEGVMTHFAEADNESRTAEQIAGFEKAMKSIKDFFPHISVWHAANSQTIIRKQGVNLSASEKWWARPGIALYGSSCGVPLPKEEKLEPVMSIKSQLALIKRVPAGSKISYGGTYVCKRETRLAVVPVGYADGYPWRLSGKAFALVQETRVPVIGRVTMDMIMLDITDLPQSKIGDEVVLLGKQGAAFIGVDELSNWAGVIPYEVLSGVSKRIPRIYVSSAC, from the coding sequence TTGATATTTCCCCGCGTTCATCTTTTTCATCTGGAATGTGGAGTTTTTGTGACAGTTTTTCCAAAACAAGTTTTGCGACCAACTTACGCTGAAATAAATTTGTCGGCGCTTGTTTCAAATTTTCAATTACTTTCCCGTCTTCTTCCAAAAAATACCGAAATCTTAGCCATGGTAAAAGCCGATGCCTATGGTCATGGTGTTTTGCCTGTTGCAAAAACTTTGTTGCAGTTTGGTGTTGCCGGTTTTGGCGTTGCTACTATTGAAGAAGGCATCGAGCTGCGGCAAGCAGGAATTGATTGCCCAGTTTTGGTGATGGGTGGTTTGCTGGGTTTGGGTGAGCATGCCGCAGAAGCCATGATTGCCGCGGGTTTAACGCCTGTGATTCATTCAGCTGATGGGGTTCGATTGCTAAACGAAGCGTGCGCGCGATGTGGAAAAAAGCTAAAGGTGCATCTCAAAATCGATACCGGCATGGGCCGGCTTGGTGTGCGCCCAGAGGCTTTGGCCTTGGTGTTGGCGCGCTTGAAGCAAGCCCTACATTTGCAACTTGAAGGAGTGATGACGCACTTTGCTGAAGCTGATAATGAGAGCAGAACAGCAGAACAAATTGCAGGATTTGAAAAAGCCATGAAGAGCATCAAAGATTTTTTTCCCCATATTTCTGTATGGCATGCTGCAAATTCACAAACCATCATTCGCAAACAAGGTGTCAATCTTTCAGCTTCAGAAAAATGGTGGGCACGCCCGGGAATAGCGCTCTACGGCTCAAGTTGCGGAGTGCCGCTTCCAAAAGAGGAAAAGCTTGAACCTGTTATGAGCATCAAAAGTCAGTTAGCGCTTATCAAAAGAGTTCCAGCCGGTTCCAAAATTAGCTACGGTGGAACATATGTATGCAAACGTGAAACACGGCTAGCTGTTGTTCCAGTTGGATATGCCGATGGTTACCCTTGGAGACTATCGGGAAAAGCGTTTGCGTTGGTGCAAGAAACCCGAGTTCCCGTTATCGGCAGAGTGACCATGGATATGATTATGCTGGACATCACCGATCTTCCACAAAGCAAAATTGGAGATGAAGTGGTGTTGCTTGGAAAACAAGGTGCGGCATTTATTGGTGTGGATGAACTTTCGAATTGGGCTGGTGTAATTCCATACGAAGTGTTAAGCGGAGTTTCAAAACGTATTCCACGCATTTATGTGAGTTCAGCATGTTAA
- a CDS encoding glycerol acyltransferase, whose product MSQPYFTPKRVSSDFLLFKEFLKHLFADFSQSKHFQELNLSFLQFVSSQPEVFKAYQTFSQYIGKSSAFFDELTSDIDEEGKSQNIISLIRIFSQFFYHHYFRVTVKGAEHIPQKKGALFIANHSGLIPFDAGMITCALFNHTKAARQTRYLVDDFVFNLPGGAAFMRLVGGLPASIQNAKHLLSHNEQVLLFPEGVKGLSKDYQHRYQLQSFGRGGFVKLALEHNAPIVPVAVIGAEESSPLLEKNESFAHYLGLPYLPATSTFPWLGPLGLIPLPTKWTIVFGKPIRPKTPSTADLERADYFSAEAEKMKQLLSQMLEKELEQRDTIWE is encoded by the coding sequence ATGTCCCAGCCTTATTTTACTCCAAAGCGTGTGAGTTCCGATTTTCTTTTGTTCAAAGAATTTTTAAAACATCTTTTTGCCGATTTTTCGCAAAGCAAACACTTTCAAGAACTTAACCTTTCTTTTTTACAGTTTGTTTCTTCGCAGCCAGAAGTCTTTAAGGCCTATCAAACTTTTTCGCAGTATATTGGAAAGTCTTCGGCATTTTTTGATGAGCTCACCTCCGACATTGATGAAGAAGGGAAAAGCCAAAATATTATTTCGCTCATTCGTATTTTTTCGCAGTTTTTTTATCATCACTATTTTCGAGTTACCGTAAAAGGTGCTGAACATATTCCGCAAAAAAAGGGAGCCTTGTTTATTGCCAATCACTCTGGCCTCATTCCCTTTGATGCGGGCATGATCACCTGCGCACTTTTCAACCACACCAAAGCGGCGCGACAAACGCGCTACTTAGTAGATGATTTTGTGTTCAACCTTCCCGGAGGCGCAGCATTTATGCGGCTTGTAGGAGGTTTGCCCGCTTCAATTCAAAATGCGAAACACCTCTTGTCGCATAACGAACAGGTTTTACTTTTTCCGGAAGGGGTAAAGGGACTCTCGAAAGATTATCAACATCGCTATCAGCTGCAATCGTTTGGACGCGGTGGTTTTGTGAAGCTCGCGCTGGAGCATAATGCGCCTATTGTTCCCGTGGCTGTTATTGGGGCCGAAGAATCGAGCCCACTTTTAGAGAAAAATGAAAGCTTCGCGCACTACCTTGGACTTCCCTATCTCCCCGCCACTTCTACCTTTCCTTGGCTTGGGCCACTTGGGCTTATTCCGCTTCCCACGAAATGGACCATCGTTTTTGGAAAACCCATTCGCCCTAAAACGCCTTCTACGGCTGATTTAGAGCGCGCTGATTATTTTTCAGCCGAAGCTGAAAAAATGAAGCAACTTCTTTCACAAATGCTCGAAAAAGAACTCGAACAGCGTGATACTATTTGGGAATAA